CTGCCGCTCTGCACGCGTCGGGGATGACCGCCTGATGATAGCGCACCCGAGCGCGCGGGCTCTCGCCGCTAGTAGTCCCACAGGATCCCTCGCAGCTTGATGAGGCCGAGCGCCTGCATCTTCTCCAGCATGCGCTTCTCGGTCACGCCGAAAAGCCGCGCGAGGTAGCGGTAATCGTTGAACCACTTGGCAGCCTGCTCGATCACCATGAAGCCCGGCAGCGTGAGCTCATCTGCGACCACGTCTGCCGCCCGATGGCCCTCCGCGTCCGCCTTGGGGTAGCGCTCGCTCGCGTCGTCGAGGAGGATGAGTATGTGGCCGAGCAGGTGCGCCACAGCACTGTCCTGGACGGCCCTGTCCTTCGTCGCGTTCAGGACGATGAGCGGCATGCCGTCCTCGTGCACGAGCATGCCCGTGAACCAGTACGGGAATGCCGCTCGGAATATGGGAACCCCCATGCGTTCGGCCACGGCGGCAACCGGCACGGGAGGCTCCTCGATACCGGCCTCGCGCACCGCACGCTCGGCGACCTGCCGGTAGTATGCATCGGTACGGAGCGCCATGCTTCCTCCGAGGGTACGGACAGGGCATCCCAGGGTTACTATGTGCATATCGGCAGCAATCGTCCAGTAGACGAGGCGCCTCGTGTGACGCAGGTCGCCAAGGTCGGACGGTCGGCAGCCGATATACGGGGCGAAGACCCCGGGAGGAGCCGTGGCACGAGCATCGGGCAGCGAGAAGATCGCGCTCATGGAAGAGGGTCTGCGCGCGCTGGCGTCTGCCGCAGGCGCAGTGCGGTTGTATCCGCCATCCTCTCCGATGCGCGAGGAGGCCATAGGGCGTGCGTCCAGCGCTGTCGCAGCGATGGCGTCAGATGGGCCCGTGCGGCTCGCAGTGGACCGCGAGCGCTTCCTCTTCGATGGCGTCCCTGTCGGCGAAGGGCGTCCCGCGACCGCGGCTCTCGCAGAATCGCTGCACGCGCTGCAGGTCGGGCAGCTCGTCATCGCGCCCGGCGTGACGGCCGCGGAGGTCGCATCGCTGGTGGAGATCCTCTCGCGCGACGCTCGGGACGTCCGCACCAGCGGCGGCGCTCGCGCGGCGCTCGTCGCCGCAGGCGCCCAGAACCTGGCCCTCGTCGAGGTCTCTCTCAGAGCGAGCGAGGGCGAGGGGCTCGCAGGCGTCGACCTCGTCTCCGCCCCGCTCGACGAGGTCGCACAGCACGTCCCGGGCGCGTGCGAACGATGGCGCGAGACTGCGGCCACCGCCACACCGCACGATC
The Parvivirga hydrogeniphila genome window above contains:
- a CDS encoding ImmA/IrrE family metallo-endopeptidase, translating into MALRTDAYYRQVAERAVREAGIEEPPVPVAAVAERMGVPIFRAAFPYWFTGMLVHEDGMPLIVLNATKDRAVQDSAVAHLLGHILILLDDASERYPKADAEGHRAADVVADELTLPGFMVIEQAAKWFNDYRYLARLFGVTEKRMLEKMQALGLIKLRGILWDY